The Bactrocera dorsalis isolate Fly_Bdor chromosome 3, ASM2337382v1, whole genome shotgun sequence genomic interval TGTTTCCAAACCGCAttaaaatctaaataatttGAACTGAGCGACTGCACTTTAGAAGGCTgtaactacaaaaatatttaaaatattcactcaaaaaatgtatacgTTATTTTTAAGGGTATGGACTATGAAATACGAAAAATAcatcagattttttttaattcatactAGGTGCGCTCTTTAAAGAATAGTGATGTCTTGTTTGAGGATAGCTTCGAATAATGTCACTATGTTTACTGTATAGATCAGTAGAGTATTTATCAAGTGCCTTGTGGTAAAATAAGGGGAAAGTAACTATAGAGAATATACTTAGAAGTATTtttagtattatagttttgagaatacatatataatttatttttctacagtTTTTAGGCCGGATATTTTCATCCAGTATTCTACTTCagaaacaatattaaattgtaTAACGTCCATTTCTTctcaattcatttaatttaggTGGAAAATCGTCATTCTCCATTCATCTCACTTACTTATATACTTGTTCTATATATCTTATATCTCTTTGAAGACAACAAAAACGTGAGACCAAACACATTTATACTTCCACCAAGAATATTGTGTAAACCTCTTcctatattattaaaaataaacggCATTACTCAAGATAAACTAATTAAAACTTGGTGATAACATTCTCATagtaattacataaataaaaaaaattaatcatgtAAGTTTGTATTGCTGCTAATTATACACATGTGTACTAAACGtaccaaattttatttcgaGATTTTGTTAGTCATAATTAAAATGTAGACTAAATGTAGATATGGGTATGTCAGTTGCATGTTGTTAAGTgtgattcaaaaataaatgtattgtaTGTTATCGAAAATAGGATAAACAAtatttcagcaaattaaaattataatcttAGCTAATACCCTGTCCATGAACTTATTATGCTTAAAGAATCAACGAAAGtccatataattattaattattttttttttaacccttAAGAAAGAGCTGACTCGTTTCTACGGCAAAAATTCAAATCGTTTGAAATTCTACGGTGTCGTACGGTAAAGCGGGCGGTTGAAGCGGTGTTGGCTAatcatttacattgcgctcgCCTAAGATTGGTCGTATCAGCTGATTCGGGCTGCTGTTTTGCGTTGTTCGCTGTTTCTGCTATAAATTCAGCTGCAAGCGGTACTGAGAAATTATTAGCGATTCGCAAGCCATACAGATTAGTTGAtacttgtaaaatatttaaactgttGTAACTATTTGTATTTGAAGGaaagtaattaatattaatataagtgAGAAGAATtgattaaagtaaatatatttaaactgCAAAGTTGCGTAGACGGCGAGCGAGAGACCGAGGACATTTGCGATAAATACCAGTAAAACTGTGCCCTCAACAATTGGCCTATTAGGAAAAGGggaaaaacaaacgaaaaagggtaattatttaaatatatgggcacgattccgattactttgacggtcggataaaaaaaaaaaaaatttcggtatAAATGGGGCATGTACGGATAGCGGAGCACATCTTAAACAccaaataagaaataaagaaatcaaATAATACCTCAATGACAGGAAAAAATAGCACGTTAGCTTTTCGCATAGAATTCCTTTATGCATTGGCGGCCCAATCCCAAACCCTGGTTGGACCAACACCTGGGCGTGCTCAGTTCTTTCGCGTTGATCCAAAGACAAATGTATTGTATGCTATCGAAAATagaataaacaatatttaagtaatataaaattatattctgAGCTCATACCCTGTTtataaagtttgtaacacccagacgCAAACGTCGCAGACCCCATAAAGTttatgttatatgtacataaatgattaGCGTGACTAGCTGAGTCTTCGGTGCAAGCGAAGtaatacttttttcttgtttttgttgcaaaaaatattgaacaaaatcaaagcagtaaaatttgtgaaacaaatcaatttatttttatataattcattaatataatatttcttttgcaGATTTACCACCAAGATGCGCGCAGTATTAATTTTTGTGGCGTTGTTCGCCTATGCTAGTgcataatagtaataaattaattttgttaacaaCTAAATTTACTACTAATAAGGGACGCGCAATACgtgtttattactttttactgaaaattctttgatttcaactttttatttatattgtaccTTCAGTTCCctttatgtttgaaaattttcaacacctttttacaactttcttttgttatttaaaaaataccatGCCATATCATCTTCAGCCTAGACCGGTCGGTCACTTCAATCTTTGATCATGCTTTTCTCGAAACATCGTTTTCATCAAAGTCGGTGGTTACGATTTCTCAGAAACTAATGCAAATTTTCACAGTTCTTGTAATAGAAATATGAGATCAGGTTTGgtcgaagaattttttttttgactgcaactaaatttttatttgtaactttatttttataaacatgcAACATTTATAAGTTTCTTATTCTTTTTGCCCTTATTTGTACATTTCTTATATGTTTTATTctcattttgattattttcttatttgcaGATGGAACACAAGAAGCACTACTCCAACGAAGTAGAAGAGCGTTTCCGTTTGAAAATCTTCAATGAGAACAAATTGAAGATTGCCAAGCACAATCAATTATACGCAGCGGGCAAAGCTTCATTTAAAATGGCAGTCAACAAATATAGCGACATGTTACATAATGAATTCCGTGAAACAATGAATGGCTACAACAACACACTAAGAAAGCAACTACGGTAAGTGTTAAGCGACTTTTAGCAAAATTTGTTacacaaaaagtaaataaataaattaagtaaataattaaatttctgcTCTTCAAGCAGTAGCAACCGAAAATTCACCGGCGCCACCTTCATTGCACCAGCCCATGTTACTGTGCCGACATCTGTGGACCGGCGTTCGAAAGGTGCTGTTACCGATATCAAGGATCAAGGTAATTACAGcccttttttttgcttttgcaacttttaaataattttcccaCTTATCATTAGGTAATTGTGGCTCTTGCTGGGCTTTCTCCACAACTGGTGCACTTGAGGGTCAGCATTTCCGCAAAACAAATACACTAATTTCGCTGTCCGAACAGAACTTGGTCGATTGCTCTGGCAAATATGGCAACAATGGTTGTAATGGTGGTCTGATGGATAACGCTTTCCGTTATATTAAGGATAATGGTGGCATAGATACGGAGAAATCCTACCCGTATGAGGGTATTGATGATTCCTGTCACTATAATCCATCCAGTATTGGTGCCACCGATCGCGAATTTGTCGACATTCCAGCCGGCGATGAGGAACAACTGAAGCAAGCTGTTGCCACCATTGGTCCAGTTTCCGTTGGTATCGATGCTTCGCATGAATCATTCCACTTTTACTCTGAAGGTGTTTATAATGAGCCTGCTTGTGATGCGGAGCAATTAGATCACGGTGTTTTGGTGGTGGGCTATGGCACTGATCCCAGTGGACAAGACTACTGGCTGGTAAAGAACTCTTGGGGTACCACCTGGGGTGACAAAGGTTATATTAAGATGGCGCGCAACAAGAAAAATCAATGCGGTATTGCTACAGCCGCCAGCTACCCAATTGTTTAGGTTGAAGGttcacagaaaaaaatataatagggAATACATAGGAATCAAAATAtgcgaaataatattttttataaaccaCAGTGAATTTTTAACTTCTACATGAAGCGTTTCTGATTTTTCGTTTGTATTATTTGTACGTTATAAGTTGCAGTatggtttattttaatttttttcgtttaattatGTCGTTGCgtgatttttaaaatctttgtaAAGAGAAATACCGAATGTTACATTGATATGTAACTTTTATGTAATAAAACGTAATACCACCTTCTCATCGCCATCACTATATTAATGCATAATTAGCATACGAAAtctgtaaaaatattatataaataattaaaactcttaaaatattaaacaaatttgtttatttgtcaaAAAAGAGTGGAGGTAATATATagtacgtatacatatacaattttagaAACAGAAAGCAGCTGAACGGTAATGTTAATAACataccctgcaagacgggtagctgttagcgaacgtgtaagcgaattgttattgttcacttttgcattcgttaaaatatttgttacttttgttcagagagtgggaaaaaagtaacacatagctatttgatgttcaatggttatctcgctctaaccaatggcaaatatcgcatgctgccttgttctaacagaatacacacatttgttagcaaatcacttcacagtatgttacgggtaacaaattattttgttagcgcttagcttacccatgtgttatggataacaaaaagtatttgttacccgaatatctgttagtgttattattttggttatcagtttgttacctttaacatataagcatgttaggaagaacaagcagtaacaagattatctgttacccatttgttacatctagcaaatttaattcttttaaataaaactcagtttttttattatttctctttatttaataataaaatgcacaatctataacaaatatttgaattaaatatacactatttaactttaataattttaaacataCTCCATTATTTGGTTGCTGCACGGATGATGGCccaaatgatttctgtaatattaaaatttttaattatacacacaacattaaattcacaatgcttacctttttctccttgttaacctctttcgttttctctatataaaagaaattaataatatatgtatataaattagaaattaattataaaatatcatattatcaaatagcgaacttacctctgtaaaatccaaaataaactgcgcttttcgtttattcttcttgaaatattgggtattcgcctctcctattctaacaagttaacattacaatatgtttataatgtcgatagtttttctctatcttacttacgtattgttacgaatttactcttgctagtttactttgttaggttcgtatctctggattgacaaataaaatcaacactgtttaatttaattcaacaactctttatttcacaactcgtctacactatagcagtttactcttaacactgattgattacgttggcgctgccacggcttatatagccacgcacttctcgctagatgtcgatgtgtccttctagaatattgcgtctagaaaccaccagaacatactgctatacggcgccagatgtcgctagatgccgatgtgtccttctagaatattgcgtctagaaaccaccagaacatactgctatacggcgccagatgtagctattgcttcgacaaacaaacagccgcggcgccagatgtctacaataagacaaatgctattccatatacctacagctattgttcataataatggatgcatatagtaatacaaatacaacttaatactactttttgtaacagtattctcccattccattgaaaattccagaaaatgtaacagtgttagtgaacagctgaaaatgtttcaatgtgtttgtgcaatctgttacctccgtcttgcagggtagCTTGTTCGGCAAATAACGCATAGGCGGAGAGTTGGCAACGACGCTGCATTTTGAAGAGCATCTTCTGCAGCAATAATTAAAATGCTGTGTTGTTAATGTGACAGGacgaaaaaagcaaatatttccaATGAAAtagtagaaataaatattaataataatgacCGTTCAATGCAGGACTTATGGTGGCAAGAGTTCCAGGGACTTCCACGGCCTGAACAATCGTTTAATAGGCTAGGATTAGACAGCAACTTCGAGGTAGATGATGTTAAGgtagatttttttaaaacatttgcatattttagtgGCTATTTATATTGAGAATTATTTAGGACACACACTTGCCCTCAACCCTTACCCTACTTAGGAGATGAGATTTCAGTTGAATACCTCTACGAATACGCAGGAAAGGCAAATTGGCAGGTGCAATTTCATTAAGTCGCCCCAGAGATTTTTGTGTTACTTGAAGGAAatcgaaacaatttttattaggtAATTTGATTGCACTTGTCACAGGATAGGCGTAGGGCAGTTATTATTCGataaaaaattccgaaaaaaacgaaaaaaggtGTCTAgcgttaagaaaaaattttctacttaaaacctgaaagttaaaaaaaaaaaaatttaaaaaaaattaaaatatgttagaTGAattcaggtaatgatcgaaaacaatttttgaaaaaaaaaattaaaatatttttcgagatAACCTAAAAAGGATCTACTTTCCCACACTGCTTCCGGCCTTCACCGTGAATGAAACGTACACAAATTCTCGTTAATCTAAAAgatattgtttgtatgtataaggTCCAACGatcgaaaaaaattgcaaaatgtttttttttttttttaatcttttccataatttcagtcTTTTTGTTCtgcaaaaatgcaatttttgatCCGAACAAAGAACTGGTAGGGCATTACAAGAAGATCTATATGAAGAGCATGCAAATTTGCTATTGATCGGATCATTTGTATCCGTGCAATCATTGCAGCAAATTCGAACACGTATGTTTCCCGAAAccatattaaaatcaaaattgtaCTTTAGAACGCTGTaactccaaaaatatttaaaatatccactaaaaatttttgtaagttatttttaaGGGTATGGACTATGAATACGAAAAATAcacccgatttttttttttatttcgtactATGTGTATTGTTTGATGACAGTTTCGAATGATATCACTATGTTTACTATATAGATCAGTAGAGAATCAAGTGCCTTGTGCTgagttgtaaaaaatttcactttacagCTGTAGAGTACATGTAGATGTACATGTTTTCTCTTACATGCATGTTAAATTCAACATGAAAGCGTGGTGAATAAAAAGTTTGAACACTGTGCAGCGCTGACATCTCTGTGCTTGTGCAACAACAGATGACTcgacaaacaacaaaacaaagaatgaactgcaaaaaaaaatcatttggcgtagcgcaacaacaaatcaaCGAAACTATAAACAAAATGGATGTAGAAAACAGAAAAACGAACTGTGGACGAATAAATTCAGCTGCAAGCGGAAccgagaaaattattagcgatTCGCAAGCCATACAGATTAGTTGACTTTTGTAAAGTATTTAAAGCGTTCTACCTTTTTGTATTTGAAAGAGAGTAATTAATATTAGTGGGAAGAattgataaaagtaaatatttttaaactgcaAAGTTGCGTAGACGGCGAGCAACAGGCCGAAGACAATTGCCATAAATACCAGTAATACTGTGCTCTCAACAATTGGCCGATTGGGAAAAGAGAATTAACAAACGAAAAGaggtaattatttaaatatacatatatgtttttcgCTGTATGTCCATATGAATATATAGTTATTTTGGTAAATATATCTCAGGTAAAGTGAAGCTATTAGTTGATGCTAGTTAAAATTGCGTCATGTGACGAATAGTACAGTATTtcaatatgtatatcaatactGCCTACGCTAGTATACGCTGAATGCATCAGATCTTGGCTCATCTAGTTATTAGTATTTTGTTATAAGAGCATATTAACCCAGTGACGGGCGAGTTGTGTATCTCTTTATCTTTGATATTAACAAAGCACTTTGGCccccattatttgttttgtcgCAACAAACTGGTTTTAGATAAATATTTCTATAGAAATTCAATGCAGAGCAAACCGAAGAAGTAAATAACTGacaattaattataaacaaataacgGAATTAAATCTTATTTTCACTAGCGAATTATGTGACTATGAATTCGCCGCGAAACCCGACTGAAAGAATAGGGTCATGCTAATTTTTATTGTCAACACTtccaataaacaaaatattaacttttatatgaatttcacaacaaaattttcaatatgttggttttctaatattaataaatacatatgtacatatgttgaatttcacaacaaaatacgttgattttctaattttaataaataagcatATTTATACCATGTACAAATGTTTAGAAAGTAGTTCAATAAATTGTTATTGCTGCGCCAAAATAAGGTCAAATAACCAcatattatttgttataatcTCTGCTTTGATAGTGTCTACGTTTCAAATTCTCTTGCCTtatctgaaaatttatttttttttaaatcgcatAGAAATCGAGCCTTTTGCCCTGGTGAGGCATAagtttatatgaaatttaaccCACAAGTCTGTTTATGTATAAACGGAGATAATGTTGTGctttaataaacaaagaaaaatgggGAATAGGTaagagcaaaataaataaataacagtgGCGCTATATTTAATGACTAATTGGTTTTGGTATAAACATAGATAGTAccttttattgattttctttaTATGCAACGGCGTAAAGATTATtgatttgcagtttttttttttaattttttttttgttttcaatattaaaatatgtctgcatgtatgtacatacatacatatgtatatgttaataaAAGGTATCTGCTCTTATTCTCTCATTGCAATATTTGTTCTCTTCCACCTCTTCTTATTGTACTTGTGCCATTGACGTGACAAGATTACCTGATAATCAGCTGTTGTGGTACACAAAAAATATCTGTTTACACTTTAAAAGATATGCgaacaatacaaatacatacatacatatattaatttattcagtGGCATTGACTTTGCTAAATTTTGCTATGGTTTTCTCTTCTAAATACTagttgtttaattaaaattgtaacaATAAATAAGCAAATGTAGATTTTCACATTGTTTAGTGTGTATTTTCcattatattacatattaatatattccCAGAAGTTTTCGAAGCGATTAATGTTGTAAGAAGTTTGTTGTTTAATGTTTATTGTTCAAATATGAGTCAAAGGCATATTATCATTTAATTCTCTagtaattacataaaaaataatcatgtAAATTTCTGTTGTTACtaattacacacatatgtatgtacgtagaaAAAGTTATTCCCAGAATTTGTTAAAGTCATAATtaaaatgtatagtatatgtacatattggtATGTCCGTTGCATGTTGTTAAGTGTGATCCATAgataaatttattgtatattatagaaaaaagggtaaataatatttcagtaatataaaattgtacCCTGTccaagaagtttgtaacacccagacgGAAACGTCGCAGACCCCATAAAGTTgtatgttatacatacatatatacatatgtaaatgattagCGTGACCAGCTGCGTCTTCGGTGCagcaaagtaaaaattttttcttgtttttgttgcaaaaatattgaacaaagtcAAAGCAgtaaaatttattcaataaaccaatttaattttatataatttattaatacgATATTTCTTTTGCAGATTTACCACAAAGATGCGCGCAGTATTAATTTTTATGGCGATGTTCGCCTATGCTAGTGCGGTTTCGTTCAGCGATCTTGTGAAAGAAGAATGGTTTGCCTATAAAGtaagttttttcaaataaaataattttattaacaactAAATTTACTACTAataagtgatttttttaatgcttaaGTGCTTTCCAGAGTAGTAGTTTATTGGtggttattttatttataatcctgatatgattttatttgttgaaaattttaaacttttaaacttattttaattttaaccaaCCCAAAATCATTTGCCGTTAATGGCTTTATATAAATTAGTGATAATTATCGTTACTCCCACtactttttatagaaaattcgttcatttcaa includes:
- the LOC105232839 gene encoding cathepsin L, yielding MEHKKHYSNEVEERFRLKIFNENKLKIAKHNQLYAAGKASFKMAVNKYSDMLHNEFRETMNGYNNTLRKQLRSSNRKFTGATFIAPAHVTVPTSVDRRSKGAVTDIKDQGNCGSCWAFSTTGALEGQHFRKTNTLISLSEQNLVDCSGKYGNNGCNGGLMDNAFRYIKDNGGIDTEKSYPYEGIDDSCHYNPSSIGATDREFVDIPAGDEEQLKQAVATIGPVSVGIDASHESFHFYSEGVYNEPACDAEQLDHGVLVVGYGTDPSGQDYWLVKNSWGTTWGDKGYIKMARNKKNQCGIATAASYPICALNNWPIGKRELTNEKRFTTKMRAVLIFMAMFAYASAVSFSDLVKEEWFAYKMEHKKHYSNEVEERFRLKIFNENKLKIAKHNQLYAAGKVSFKMAVNKYSDMLHNEFRETMNGYNNTLRKQLRSSNRKFTGATFIAPAHVTVPTSVDWRSHGAVTDIKDQGHCGSCWAFSTTGALEGQHFRKTNTLVSLSEQNLVDCSGKYGNNGCNGGLMDNAFRYIKDNGGIDTEKSYPYEGIDDSCHYNPSSIGATDRGFVDIPAGDEEKMKQAVATIGPVSVAIDASHESFQFYSEGVYNEPACDAEQLDHGVLVVGYGTDSSGQDYWLVKNSWGTTWGDKGYIKMARNKDNQCGIASASSYPLV